A single Henriciella sp. AS95 DNA region contains:
- a CDS encoding DUF2807 domain-containing protein, giving the protein MSKLIAPLAIVSAVALAAPAFAETQSYDVRNFDGIDVSAGIEVIFETGVSRYVTVENDKGDFSDIIVEVDDGDLILKRPRKMGWGKKRTPYTVRVGVESLSDIEASSGSSVEGGGMSGDVDIDVSSGADVIVAGISAGEVDLESSSGSTVEVAGSCTTVEAEASSGASIDASNLQCTALVADVSSGASIRAYATDRVDADASSGGSVRVGGGATNVTIDKSSGGSVSVS; this is encoded by the coding sequence ATGTCCAAACTTATCGCTCCCCTCGCCATCGTATCGGCTGTCGCGCTCGCAGCGCCAGCCTTTGCGGAAACCCAATCCTATGATGTTCGCAATTTCGACGGCATCGATGTGTCCGCCGGCATCGAGGTGATCTTCGAAACCGGTGTGTCGCGCTATGTCACGGTGGAAAACGACAAGGGCGACTTCAGCGACATTATCGTCGAAGTCGACGATGGCGACCTCATCCTGAAGCGCCCACGCAAGATGGGCTGGGGTAAAAAACGCACCCCATACACGGTTCGCGTCGGTGTTGAATCCCTGTCCGATATTGAAGCCTCCTCCGGATCCAGTGTTGAAGGCGGCGGCATGAGCGGCGACGTCGATATCGACGTGTCCTCCGGCGCGGACGTCATTGTTGCGGGCATCAGTGCCGGCGAAGTCGACCTGGAATCGTCCAGCGGATCGACTGTTGAGGTGGCTGGCAGCTGCACCACGGTCGAGGCCGAAGCGTCTTCCGGCGCCTCTATCGATGCGAGCAATCTGCAATGCACCGCTCTGGTCGCTGATGTGTCCAGCGGCGCCTCGATCCGCGCCTATGCAACCGACCGCGTCGATGCCGATGCCTCTTCCGGCGGCAGTGTCCGCGTTGGCGGCGGCGCCACAAATGTCACGATCGACAAGTCCAGCGGCGGCTCTGTTTCCGTCAGCTAA
- a CDS encoding PPK2 family polyphosphate kinase has translation MSKPSIKEVRERFIAPPGETFDLSSRDSGDRELFPDKKHAKKSLKADAGAIDELQDLLYATREQALLIVLQGMDTSGKSGVIRNVFADTSPLGMKVKAFKAPTRIELGHDYLWRVHQATPRKGFVGIFDRSHYEDVLVVKVRNFAPADAVEQRYDQINQFEKHLTENGTKILKFMLHVGHEEQGIRLKERITEPHKRWKFNPGDLEDRKLWPDFMSAYETMVERCSTEWAPWYVIPSDSRPRRNAAIARIVRGTMEEMGLEWPDPGHKLEDFDFS, from the coding sequence ATGAGCAAACCATCCATCAAGGAGGTGCGGGAGCGCTTCATCGCACCGCCCGGCGAAACGTTCGACCTCTCATCGCGCGACTCAGGCGACCGTGAGCTTTTCCCCGACAAGAAGCATGCGAAAAAGTCCCTGAAGGCCGATGCCGGTGCGATCGACGAGCTGCAGGACCTGCTGTACGCCACGCGCGAGCAGGCCCTTCTCATCGTGCTGCAGGGCATGGACACTTCCGGCAAGAGCGGCGTGATCCGCAATGTCTTCGCAGACACCTCCCCGCTCGGCATGAAGGTGAAGGCCTTCAAGGCCCCGACCCGGATCGAGCTCGGCCATGACTATCTCTGGCGCGTGCATCAAGCCACGCCCCGCAAGGGCTTTGTCGGCATTTTCGACCGCTCACATTATGAAGACGTGCTGGTCGTGAAAGTCCGCAACTTTGCCCCCGCCGACGCGGTCGAGCAGCGCTATGACCAGATCAACCAGTTCGAAAAACACCTCACCGAGAACGGCACCAAGATCCTGAAATTCATGCTGCATGTCGGCCATGAAGAGCAGGGCATCCGTCTGAAAGAGCGGATCACCGAGCCGCACAAGCGCTGGAAGTTCAATCCGGGCGACCTTGAAGATCGCAAGCTCTGGCCGGACTTCATGTCTGCCTATGAAACCATGGTCGAGCGCTGCTCTACCGAATGGGCGCCGTGGTATGTCATCCCCTCAGACAGCCGCCCTCGCCGGAATGCCGCCATTGCGCGGATCGTGCGAGGAACCATGGAAGAGATGGGCCTGGAATGGCCCGATCCCGGCCACAAGCTAGAAGATTTTGATTTCAGCTAA